The Alphaproteobacteria bacterium genome contains a region encoding:
- a CDS encoding xanthine dehydrogenase family protein molybdopterin-binding subunit yields MDQLADKHDHHFEPRVEDDALLRGRGRFVEDAPQPNQAYAVFVRSPHAHARIRTIDVAAARAATGVVAVLTHKDIEAAGVGSTSLHPPLVGRNGTKLIVPFRPALAVDRVMHVGQPVALIVAESVALAQDAAEQVAVEYEEIGSVSEVRAALDTSAPQLWPEAPGNVAIDWINPSDDCANAREIEAIFSGAAHVARFTAVNQRLVVATMEPRGATAWYDAKADHYTLRSCSQGAGPLRDLVIAVMGWPKEKLRVISEDVGGAFGVKTSVYPEYPGLLVAAKLTGRPVAWMATRSESFLSDQQARDTVTEAELAIDEKGKFLALRVKHTANLGAFLGSVGAHIQTNNFARCFPGMYAIPRIQIGTLCVFTNTVPTGPYRGAGRPEANYSLERLVDEAARVTGIDPIRLRRRNLIPGKSMPYKTPVGTTYDSGDFAPILEKALALSHYAEFKMRRRESFRRKRLRGIGVSCFLEHAGGVPTESASLLFPGGDALVLGIGVQNTGQGHATIYPRLVAAKLGIPAAKIAHRHGDTDLDLKGNPSVGSRSTMTVGSALYRAVDLMLEKAKPIASGMLEAAETDLAYSNGHFEVVGTDRRVSLFEVAARARASGDSLDTKATVDTPQTFPNGCHIAEVEIDPETGFVDIVGYAAVDDAGVVLDHTLVEGQLVGALAQGIGQALMENAVYDDGGQLVAGTFMDYAMPRAVDMPPIVDAGHNVPATTNPLGVKGVGEAGTTGSIAAIMNAIASAIPDGRGVNIDMPATPARIWAACRAPA; encoded by the coding sequence GTGGATCAACTGGCGGACAAGCACGATCATCATTTTGAGCCGCGCGTCGAGGACGATGCGCTCCTTCGCGGGCGCGGACGCTTCGTCGAGGATGCGCCGCAGCCAAACCAGGCCTACGCCGTGTTCGTGCGCTCGCCGCATGCCCACGCGCGCATCCGCACGATCGACGTTGCGGCCGCGCGCGCTGCGACCGGCGTCGTGGCGGTGCTGACCCACAAGGACATCGAAGCCGCGGGCGTCGGCTCGACCTCGCTGCATCCGCCACTCGTCGGCCGCAACGGCACCAAGCTGATCGTGCCGTTCCGTCCGGCTCTTGCAGTGGACCGGGTGATGCATGTCGGACAGCCGGTCGCGCTGATCGTCGCCGAAAGCGTCGCGCTCGCGCAAGATGCGGCCGAACAGGTTGCCGTCGAGTACGAAGAAATCGGCTCGGTCAGCGAAGTGCGTGCCGCGCTCGATACAAGCGCGCCGCAACTTTGGCCGGAGGCGCCGGGCAATGTGGCGATCGACTGGATCAATCCTTCGGACGACTGTGCGAACGCGCGCGAAATCGAAGCGATCTTCTCCGGCGCGGCGCATGTCGCGCGCTTTACCGCGGTGAACCAGCGGCTGGTCGTCGCCACGATGGAGCCGCGCGGCGCGACGGCCTGGTATGACGCGAAGGCCGACCATTACACGCTGCGCTCCTGCTCGCAGGGCGCCGGGCCGCTGCGCGATCTGGTGATCGCCGTGATGGGTTGGCCGAAGGAAAAGCTGCGCGTGATCTCGGAAGATGTCGGCGGCGCATTCGGCGTGAAGACCTCGGTATATCCCGAATATCCGGGCCTGCTGGTGGCCGCGAAGCTCACGGGGCGGCCGGTCGCCTGGATGGCCACGCGCTCGGAATCGTTCCTGTCCGACCAACAGGCGCGTGACACCGTCACCGAAGCCGAACTCGCCATCGACGAGAAAGGCAAGTTCCTGGCGCTGCGCGTGAAGCACACCGCCAATCTGGGCGCCTTCCTGGGCTCAGTCGGCGCTCACATCCAGACCAACAACTTCGCGCGTTGCTTCCCCGGCATGTATGCAATCCCGCGCATCCAGATCGGCACGCTGTGCGTGTTCACCAACACCGTACCGACCGGTCCCTATCGCGGCGCCGGCAGGCCGGAAGCGAATTATTCGCTGGAGCGCCTGGTCGATGAGGCCGCGCGAGTCACCGGCATCGATCCGATCCGACTGCGGCGGCGCAATCTCATCCCCGGCAAGTCGATGCCCTACAAGACTCCGGTCGGCACGACCTATGACTCGGGCGATTTCGCACCGATCCTCGAAAAGGCGCTGGCGCTCTCCCATTACGCCGAGTTCAAGATGCGCCGCCGCGAGTCGTTCAGGCGGAAAAGGCTGCGCGGCATCGGCGTGTCGTGTTTCCTTGAACATGCCGGCGGCGTTCCGACCGAGAGCGCGTCACTGCTGTTTCCCGGCGGCGATGCGCTGGTGCTCGGCATCGGCGTGCAGAATACCGGGCAGGGCCACGCCACGATCTACCCGCGGCTCGTGGCGGCGAAGCTCGGCATTCCGGCTGCAAAGATCGCGCACCGGCACGGCGACACCGACCTCGACCTCAAGGGCAATCCTTCGGTCGGGTCGCGCTCGACCATGACGGTCGGCAGCGCGCTCTATCGCGCGGTCGATCTGATGCTGGAGAAGGCCAAGCCCATCGCGTCAGGAATGCTGGAGGCCGCGGAAACAGACCTCGCGTATAGCAATGGACATTTCGAAGTGGTCGGCACCGATCGCCGTGTGTCGCTGTTCGAGGTCGCGGCGCGTGCCCGGGCGAGCGGCGACAGCCTCGACACCAAGGCGACGGTGGACACGCCGCAAACCTTTCCGAATGGCTGTCATATCGCGGAGGTCGAGATCGACCCCGAGACCGGCTTCGTCGACATTGTCGGCTACGCGGCCGTGGACGATGCCGGCGTCGTGCTTGACCACACGCTGGTCGAGGGGCAGCTGGTCGGCGCGCTCGCGCAAGGCATCGGACAGGCATTGATGGAGAATGCGGTCTACGACGACGGCGGCCAGCTCGTCGCTGGGACCTTCATGGACTACGCCATGCCGCGCGCCGTGGATATGCCGCCGATCGTGGATGCGGGTCACAATGTGCCGGCAACCACCAACCCGCTCGGCGTGAAGGGCGTGGGCGAAGCCGGCACCACGGGTTCGATCGCGGCGATCATGAATGCGATCGCCAGCGCCATTCCGGACGGGCGCGGGGTGAACATCGATATGCCGGCAACGCCGGCCAGGATCTGGGCCGCCTGCCGCGCCCCAGCGTGA
- a CDS encoding RidA family protein — protein MTQKPKLFVKPPEDDELPRTLQPMGWPRPLGYANGMTAKGRIVVTGGVVGWDVMGNFPDTFTAQARQTFSNILKILAEGGAGPEHLVRLTWYVTDLDEYRASLKELGRAYRETIGTNYPTMAVVQVMGLLEKAAKIEVEATAVVPE, from the coding sequence ATGACCCAGAAGCCGAAGCTGTTCGTCAAGCCGCCGGAAGACGATGAACTTCCGCGGACATTGCAGCCGATGGGATGGCCGCGCCCGCTCGGCTACGCCAATGGCATGACCGCAAAGGGCCGTATTGTCGTCACCGGCGGTGTGGTCGGCTGGGACGTGATGGGCAATTTCCCCGACACGTTTACCGCGCAGGCGCGCCAGACCTTTTCCAACATCCTGAAAATTCTCGCCGAGGGCGGCGCCGGCCCGGAACACCTCGTGCGCCTCACCTGGTATGTGACCGATCTCGACGAGTATCGCGCGAGCCTGAAGGAGCTGGGCCGCGCCTACCGCGAGACGATCGGCACCAATTATCCCACGATGGCTGTGGTGCAGGTCATGGGGCTTTTGGAAAAGGCCGCCAAGATCGAGGTCGAGGCGACTGCGGTCGTGCCCGAATAA